Proteins encoded in a region of the Gammaproteobacteria bacterium genome:
- a CDS encoding SDR family oxidoreductase, translating into MQIKDKVVIVTGGASGIGRALCERFADEDARGIVVSDINQAGARQVAESIASRTDSLAVATNVAEEEQVKGLVETTLNRFGQIDLLCSNAGIFTPGGEEVATEAWQKIWDINVMSHIFAARAVLPHMLERGEGYLLNTASAAGLLSQIGSAPYAVTKHAAVGFAEWLSITYGDRGIRVSVLCPQAVRTEMTANTRNGGVAGVDGMLEPEQLAGTVVETLAEERFLVLPHPEVLTYIQRKASDYDRWLAGMRKLQARFGSLYED; encoded by the coding sequence ATGCAGATTAAAGACAAGGTAGTGATCGTCACCGGTGGCGCCAGTGGCATCGGCAGGGCGCTGTGCGAAAGGTTTGCCGATGAAGACGCACGCGGCATTGTGGTTTCTGACATCAATCAGGCTGGCGCCAGGCAGGTGGCTGAAAGTATTGCGTCGCGAACTGACTCACTGGCAGTGGCCACCAATGTTGCCGAGGAAGAGCAGGTCAAGGGTCTGGTCGAGACCACCCTGAACAGGTTTGGTCAGATTGATCTGCTGTGTTCCAATGCCGGGATTTTTACTCCCGGCGGCGAGGAGGTTGCCACCGAGGCGTGGCAGAAGATCTGGGATATCAATGTCATGTCGCACATCTTCGCCGCCCGTGCCGTGCTGCCCCACATGCTGGAACGAGGCGAAGGTTATCTGCTGAACACTGCCTCGGCCGCGGGGCTGCTGAGTCAGATTGGCTCAGCCCCTTACGCAGTAACCAAACACGCGGCAGTCGGTTTTGCCGAGTGGTTGTCGATCACCTACGGTGATCGGGGGATCAGGGTTTCGGTGCTGTGCCCGCAGGCCGTACGCACGGAAATGACTGCCAATACCCGCAACGGCGGCGTAGCCGGTGTGGATGGGATGCTGGAGCCGGAGCAGCTTGCCGGCACGGTAGTGGAGACGCTGGCGGAAGAGCGGTTCCTCGTGTTGCCGCACCCGGAAGTGCTTACCTATATTCAGCGCAAAGCGTCCGACTATGACCGCTGGCTGGCCGGGATGCGCAAGCTGCAGGCCCGGTTCGGTTCCTTGTACGAAGACTGA
- a CDS encoding peptidylprolyl isomerase — MIGKHSVVSIHYTLKDDEGQVMDSSEGREPLAYLHGENNLIPGLESELQGKTVGSRFETIIEPKDAYGETNDELVQTIGKQMFQGVEEIEPGMTFIAQGEGGQQRQVRVVEVDEENVTIDANHPMAGKTLHFDVEVVEVREATPQEIEHGHVHGGGHDH; from the coding sequence ATGATAGGCAAACACAGTGTGGTATCGATTCATTACACGCTGAAAGATGACGAAGGTCAGGTAATGGACAGCTCCGAGGGGCGTGAACCACTGGCCTACCTGCACGGCGAAAACAACCTGATTCCCGGCCTGGAAAGTGAGCTGCAGGGCAAGACTGTGGGCAGCAGGTTCGAAACCATCATCGAGCCGAAAGACGCCTATGGTGAAACGAATGACGAGTTAGTTCAGACAATCGGCAAGCAGATGTTTCAGGGAGTGGAGGAAATCGAGCCTGGCATGACCTTTATCGCCCAGGGCGAAGGCGGCCAGCAGCGTCAGGTGCGGGTTGTCGAAGTGGATGAAGAGAATGTGACTATCGATGCCAACCATCCCATGGCGGGGAAGACCCTGCATTTCGATGTGGAGGTTGTGGAGGTGCGGGAAGCGACGCCGCAGGAAATTGAGCATGGTCATGTTCATGGCGGCGGCCACGACCACTAG
- a CDS encoding alpha/beta hydrolase family protein produces the protein MVMFMAAATTTRYKRWPRNPRFPELITRLVKICLLALLIGPAPGLAQESLELKDGWTIQYFLALPGEESSRQSPWPLAVFMGGGSGNAPISYEVYRFYARELASLGWAVAVPVSPDNRSFRGANVDRVRELVSVLQAREDVAQGKTLLAGISAGGMSALEIARRYPEEILAVMAVPALVRNAFNLKALAGMPVYLRIGSDDELGWGMQFEETVEALTEVGVKLDAQLLYGEPHMFGLDWDRVSDWLSTLPATP, from the coding sequence ATGGTCATGTTCATGGCGGCGGCCACGACCACTAGATACAAGCGCTGGCCACGTAACCCGAGGTTCCCTGAATTGATCACCAGACTTGTTAAAATCTGCCTCCTGGCACTCCTGATCGGTCCCGCACCGGGCCTGGCTCAGGAGAGCCTTGAACTCAAAGACGGTTGGACTATCCAGTACTTTCTGGCTCTGCCTGGTGAGGAATCCAGTCGTCAGTCGCCCTGGCCTCTGGCGGTTTTCATGGGCGGGGGTTCAGGCAATGCACCCATCTCTTACGAGGTGTACCGCTTCTATGCCAGAGAGCTGGCCAGTCTGGGCTGGGCTGTGGCCGTGCCGGTGTCTCCGGACAACCGCTCCTTTCGCGGCGCCAATGTGGACCGGGTACGGGAACTTGTCAGTGTTCTGCAGGCGCGCGAAGACGTCGCACAGGGCAAGACTCTGCTGGCCGGTATTTCTGCGGGGGGAATGTCGGCGCTGGAAATCGCCAGGCGCTATCCCGAAGAAATTCTGGCCGTGATGGCGGTCCCGGCGCTGGTCAGGAATGCCTTTAATTTGAAAGCCCTGGCGGGAATGCCCGTTTATCTGCGTATCGGCAGTGACGATGAACTCGGTTGGGGAATGCAGTTCGAGGAGACTGTCGAGGCCCTGACGGAAGTGGGGGTGAAACTGGATGCGCAGCTTCTGTATGGTGAACCCCATATGTTCGGCCTGGACTGGGATAGAGTGAGCGACTGGCTTTCGACGCTGCCTGCGACGCCCTGA
- a CDS encoding class I SAM-dependent methyltransferase, which produces MKPSVLGSNYNKIAQWWHEQHRDSRYGIAQVKRALQFCRPGGSALDVGCGSGGRIIRLLQQQQLAVTGIDVSAEMIKLAIENHPDATFFVDDICSFESDEQYDFVVAWDSIFHLPLEQQEPVVNKLCKLLKPAGVLIYTFGDTTGEHQDTWHGQTFHYSSIGITGNLALLALHGVVCKHLELDQWPQNHAYLIGVKT; this is translated from the coding sequence ATGAAACCCAGCGTGCTTGGCAGTAACTACAACAAGATTGCCCAGTGGTGGCACGAGCAGCACCGGGATTCCCGCTACGGCATCGCCCAGGTCAAACGGGCACTGCAATTCTGCCGGCCGGGCGGCAGTGCACTGGATGTGGGCTGTGGCTCCGGCGGGCGGATAATCCGCCTGCTGCAACAGCAACAGCTGGCCGTCACCGGTATCGACGTGTCAGCGGAGATGATCAAGCTGGCAATAGAAAATCATCCCGATGCGACGTTTTTCGTCGATGATATCTGTAGCTTCGAAAGTGATGAACAGTACGATTTCGTGGTGGCCTGGGACAGTATTTTTCACCTGCCTCTCGAGCAACAGGAACCCGTCGTCAATAAGCTGTGCAAATTGCTGAAGCCGGCGGGGGTACTCATTTATACTTTTGGCGATACGACAGGCGAGCATCAGGACACCTGGCACGGACAGACCTTCCATTACAGTTCGATCGGCATAACTGGAAACCTGGCGCTGCTGGCGTTGCATGGCGTGGTGTGTAAACACCTGGAACTGGACCAGTGGCCACAAAATCATGCTTATCTTATCGGCGTAAAAACCTAG
- a CDS encoding YaiI/YqxD family protein: protein MNIWVDADACPVVIREILFRAAQRTAIPLTLVANQPLQTPPGGLIRSIQVSSGFDKADDEIVSRTVAGDLVITSDIPLAAEVIAKGALALSPRGELFDSSNIRARLNMRDFLDSMRSSGFDTGGPPALNQKDRKLFADHLDRLLAEHITPRSQ, encoded by the coding sequence ATGAATATCTGGGTCGATGCCGATGCCTGTCCTGTGGTCATCCGGGAAATTCTGTTTCGTGCCGCACAGCGGACCGCGATCCCTCTGACCCTGGTCGCCAATCAGCCACTGCAGACACCACCAGGCGGACTCATCAGGTCAATACAGGTGAGTTCCGGCTTCGACAAGGCCGATGACGAAATTGTCAGCCGCACGGTGGCCGGCGATCTGGTAATCACCAGTGATATTCCGCTGGCTGCGGAAGTGATAGCCAAAGGCGCACTGGCGCTTAGCCCCAGAGGGGAGTTATTCGATTCCAGTAATATCCGCGCACGCCTGAATATGCGGGATTTTCTCGATTCCATGCGCTCCAGTGGTTTCGACACCGGGGGACCTCCGGCGCTGAACCAGAAAGATCGCAAGTTGTTTGCCGACCATCTTGACCGCCTGCTGGCGGAACACATAACCCCCCGCAGTCAGTGA
- a CDS encoding type III PLP-dependent enzyme: MVCATRPEHPVYCLRPHAVTAASRWFQNNFPGRVLFAVKTNPFFVETVAAAGIQHFDVASLAEIELISSKLPGARMSFMHPVKSRVAIRRAYFEFGIRDFSLDCEAELDKILEETGHAPDLNLFVRVAVSNRHSCLQLAGKFGISGGPAADLLLRSRQVSQRLGICFHAGSQIMRPDAYAEALEQVSSLIRKSGVIIDILDVGGGFPSVYPDLAPPPLADYVSCILECFEEMPVSETCELWCEPGRALVAEGASLVVKVEMRKDQTLYLNDGTYGGLFDAGQPRFIYPVERLERSRSVDEELLEFSFYGPTCDSMDFMPGPFLLPADIGEGDYIEIGNLGAYSMQLRTEFNGFNSYLLASVSDEPQLSHYGNARAAGTHLAASIVEARAQDTGHWPGESQ, encoded by the coding sequence ATGGTATGTGCTACACGTCCAGAACACCCGGTATATTGCCTGCGGCCTCATGCTGTAACGGCAGCTTCCCGATGGTTTCAAAATAATTTTCCTGGACGCGTACTTTTCGCTGTCAAAACTAATCCTTTCTTTGTCGAAACGGTAGCTGCCGCCGGTATACAACACTTTGATGTTGCTTCGCTGGCTGAAATTGAACTGATCAGTTCAAAGCTGCCGGGGGCACGCATGTCCTTCATGCATCCCGTCAAGAGTCGCGTTGCAATTCGACGCGCCTATTTTGAATTTGGCATCCGGGATTTCTCTCTCGACTGTGAGGCAGAGCTGGACAAGATTCTGGAAGAGACTGGTCATGCACCGGATCTCAACCTGTTTGTCCGGGTGGCGGTATCCAATCGTCATTCCTGTCTACAGCTGGCCGGCAAGTTCGGCATCAGCGGTGGTCCGGCTGCGGACCTGCTGCTTAGAAGCCGACAGGTTTCCCAGCGACTGGGTATCTGTTTTCACGCTGGTTCGCAAATAATGCGACCTGACGCCTATGCGGAGGCGCTGGAGCAGGTATCCAGTCTGATCAGGAAATCCGGTGTCATCATCGACATTCTTGATGTGGGTGGAGGTTTTCCGTCGGTCTATCCTGACCTGGCGCCACCGCCACTGGCGGACTACGTCAGCTGCATCCTCGAATGCTTTGAAGAAATGCCGGTCAGTGAAACCTGTGAGCTGTGGTGCGAGCCAGGGCGGGCTCTTGTTGCCGAAGGCGCATCACTGGTCGTGAAAGTCGAGATGCGCAAAGACCAGACTCTTTACCTTAACGATGGCACCTACGGCGGACTTTTTGATGCCGGTCAGCCACGCTTTATCTATCCGGTTGAGCGGCTGGAGAGAAGTCGGTCTGTAGACGAGGAATTACTGGAGTTCAGTTTTTACGGGCCGACCTGCGACAGCATGGATTTCATGCCGGGTCCCTTCCTGCTGCCAGCGGATATTGGCGAGGGAGATTACATCGAAATAGGTAATCTGGGCGCTTACAGCATGCAACTGCGAACCGAATTCAACGGCTTCAACAGCTATCTGCTGGCAAGTGTGAGCGATGAACCGCAGCTGTCTCACTATGGCAACGCCAGAGCGGCCGGTACTCACCTGGCGGCTTCAATAGTTGAAGCGAGGGCGCAGGATACCGGGCATTGGCCGGGTGAATCACAATGA
- a CDS encoding aldehyde dehydrogenase family protein — translation MQAYNKFYINGEWVTPQDRKTLEVINPATEQPFATISLGTAEDVDAAARAARAAFPVWAQSSIEERLAVIEKIVAGMKARGGELATAISSEMGAPLTLASTAQVGAGMAHFLNIMALLKDYQFEEVRGTTHIVKEPAGVCAFITPWNWPLNQITCKVAPAIAAGCTMVLKPSEEAPISAYLLAEIIAESGLPAGVFNLVNGDGPGVGAALSAHPEFDVVSFTGSTRAGREVARAAADTIKRVTQELGGKSANIILDDVPDFARAVKGGCISCFNNSGQSCNAPTRMLVPRARMAEAIEVARATAAATTVGDPGDEKTRIGPVVNEAQFNKIQGLIQKGIDEGAELIAGGPGRPEGLDKGYYVKPTVFANVSNNMTIAREEIFGPVLCIIPYDSDDDAVQIANDTEYGLSGYVSGEPGHARAIARRLRTGNVHLNGAGPDFSAPFGGYKKSGNGREWGREGFEEFLETKAIMGYDAA, via the coding sequence ATGCAGGCTTACAACAAATTCTATATCAACGGTGAGTGGGTAACCCCTCAGGACAGGAAAACCCTCGAGGTGATTAACCCTGCAACCGAACAGCCCTTCGCCACGATTTCACTGGGAACCGCGGAAGACGTGGATGCAGCCGCCCGGGCCGCCCGGGCCGCCTTCCCGGTCTGGGCTCAATCCAGCATTGAGGAACGGCTTGCCGTTATCGAAAAAATCGTTGCCGGCATGAAAGCCCGGGGTGGCGAGCTGGCAACTGCCATCTCCAGCGAAATGGGAGCCCCATTGACCCTGGCCAGTACCGCGCAAGTGGGCGCCGGCATGGCGCACTTCCTTAATATCATGGCCCTCCTCAAGGATTACCAGTTCGAGGAGGTCCGTGGGACAACCCACATTGTCAAGGAGCCGGCGGGGGTCTGCGCCTTTATTACGCCCTGGAACTGGCCGCTGAATCAGATCACCTGCAAGGTTGCCCCGGCCATCGCCGCAGGTTGCACCATGGTGCTCAAACCCAGCGAGGAAGCACCGATCAGCGCCTATCTTCTGGCCGAGATAATTGCCGAATCCGGCCTGCCGGCGGGTGTATTCAATCTGGTAAATGGCGACGGTCCGGGAGTCGGCGCCGCCCTGTCCGCTCATCCGGAATTCGACGTGGTTTCCTTTACCGGCTCCACCCGGGCGGGTCGTGAAGTAGCCAGGGCCGCTGCGGATACCATCAAGCGCGTCACGCAGGAACTGGGCGGTAAATCCGCCAACATTATCCTGGATGACGTGCCGGATTTCGCCAGGGCCGTAAAAGGTGGCTGCATCAGCTGTTTCAACAACAGTGGCCAGTCCTGTAATGCCCCGACCCGCATGCTGGTGCCCAGGGCCCGCATGGCCGAAGCCATCGAAGTGGCCAGGGCCACCGCGGCTGCCACCACCGTGGGGGACCCCGGTGACGAGAAAACCCGCATCGGCCCGGTGGTGAACGAAGCCCAGTTCAACAAGATCCAGGGTCTGATTCAGAAAGGCATCGACGAAGGCGCCGAGCTGATAGCCGGCGGTCCCGGACGACCCGAAGGGTTGGATAAGGGCTACTATGTTAAACCGACGGTATTCGCCAATGTCAGCAATAATATGACGATCGCCCGTGAGGAAATTTTCGGGCCGGTTCTCTGCATCATCCCCTACGACAGTGACGACGACGCGGTGCAGATTGCCAACGACACGGAATACGGCCTGTCCGGTTATGTGTCCGGCGAACCCGGGCACGCCAGAGCCATTGCCAGGCGCCTGCGGACGGGTAATGTCCATCTCAACGGTGCCGGCCCGGATTTCAGCGCTCCCTTCGGCGGTTACAAGAAATCCGGTAACGGACGCGAATGGGGCCGTGAAGGTTTTGAAGAATTTCTGGAGACCAAGGCTATCATGGGTTATGACGCAGCCTGA
- a CDS encoding YiiX/YebB-like N1pC/P60 family cysteine hydrolase, whose translation MTKSLRSAMGRRLAAFLSKSLPGYQRLDTVSMEVVAEVLQPGDILLVEGDSRISVAIKYLTQSSWSHACLCVGKGDEGPDEPILLEADLQNGVHLVPVAKYSHFNVRICRPVGLTADETRKVVEFAREKLGHHYDLKNVLDLVRFLIQRPAVPNRYRRSMLALGSGEPTRAICSTLIAQSFQYIDYPILPRLGEEGDDGEVPTFYRAHFTHYTPRDFDASPYFAIVKPTIEKGFDYRTLQWTPSELQMTERTG comes from the coding sequence ATGACAAAAAGCTTGCGCTCAGCTATGGGTCGCCGCCTGGCGGCTTTTCTCAGTAAGTCGCTGCCTGGTTATCAGCGGCTCGATACCGTCTCGATGGAGGTTGTGGCGGAGGTTCTACAGCCGGGGGATATCCTGCTGGTTGAGGGTGATAGTAGAATCAGTGTCGCCATCAAATACCTGACCCAGTCATCGTGGTCACATGCCTGTCTCTGCGTAGGAAAGGGTGATGAAGGTCCGGATGAACCGATTCTGCTGGAGGCAGACCTGCAGAATGGTGTTCATCTGGTGCCGGTTGCAAAATATAGCCATTTTAACGTGCGCATTTGTCGGCCGGTGGGCCTGACTGCGGATGAGACACGGAAAGTTGTTGAGTTTGCCCGTGAAAAGCTTGGCCATCACTATGATCTGAAAAATGTGTTAGACCTGGTACGGTTTCTTATCCAGCGACCAGCGGTGCCTAATCGGTACCGGCGTTCCATGCTGGCCCTGGGTAGTGGCGAGCCGACCCGGGCCATCTGTTCCACCCTGATTGCCCAGTCTTTTCAGTACATTGACTATCCGATTCTGCCGCGCCTGGGGGAAGAGGGTGATGATGGCGAGGTGCCCACTTTCTACCGTGCCCACTTCACCCACTACACGCCGAGAGACTTTGATGCCTCGCCGTATTTCGCGATCGTCAAGCCAACCATTGAGAAGGGTTTCGACTATCGGACGCTGCAATGGACACCGTCAGAACTGCAGATGACTGAAAGGACAGGCTGA
- a CDS encoding CYTH domain-containing protein: MAIEIERKFLVKVDRLPRLENGLRIVQAYIPTANGTTVRVRLAGEKAYLGVKSVASGISRREYEYAIPMEDAQEMLREVCLAAAIEKQRFFFPQGEVTWEIDVFNGENNGLIVAEVELQSEGQLLTLPDWIAEEVTMDPRFGNHSLARNPYSTWE, translated from the coding sequence ATGGCAATCGAAATTGAACGTAAATTTCTGGTTAAAGTGGACAGACTACCACGTCTGGAAAACGGCCTGCGGATCGTGCAGGCTTATATACCGACGGCAAACGGGACCACAGTGCGGGTCCGGCTGGCGGGTGAAAAGGCCTATCTTGGGGTCAAAAGTGTTGCCAGCGGGATCTCCCGCCGCGAGTATGAATATGCAATTCCCATGGAAGACGCCCAGGAGATGCTGCGGGAAGTCTGCCTTGCCGCGGCGATCGAGAAGCAGCGCTTTTTCTTTCCACAGGGCGAAGTGACCTGGGAAATTGACGTCTTTAACGGCGAGAATAACGGGCTCATCGTTGCGGAGGTAGAGTTGCAGTCGGAGGGTCAGTTGCTCACACTGCCGGACTGGATCGCCGAAGAAGTCACCATGGATCCTCGTTTCGGCAACCACAGCCTGGCCAGGAATCCCTACTCAACCTGGGAATGA
- a CDS encoding S41 family peptidase — protein sequence MRNNLPLWLLLTWLLSGSQILAAAEAGSVRQRVAADSQEYFLLQAFHTRLPGSRLSIHHLGLLTEERDKSFYVSAVLDGFPAQQAGLRRGDRLDSIDGKPFQPVLSLNPSIGDGGIADPTPRQVRLTFTRNGADQSTSLRTVYGNLYDAFRSATGSSLQQFSNGNKVIGYIKLWTVNRSTDNLQSFRRMFESLAHCDGLIIDLRDSYGFIDAVHLDWFFASRNSYLVLEGDNPDLWRERQSERQSDDYYDRAMVVMQNHGTRGSMELLGYQLGKLQRVVSLGETTMGKAGQVTYNGGDGSIEYVTGDQITVDGILMESNGFPPEQSVAYPLTDSRASDPQFDAAMMTLMQIM from the coding sequence ATGCGCAATAACCTGCCATTGTGGCTGCTACTGACTTGGCTACTGTCCGGCTCCCAGATTCTGGCGGCGGCGGAAGCCGGCAGCGTCCGCCAGCGCGTAGCGGCCGATAGCCAGGAGTACTTCCTGCTGCAAGCCTTTCACACCAGATTACCCGGTTCACGACTGTCCATTCACCACCTGGGGTTGCTCACCGAAGAAAGGGACAAAAGCTTTTATGTGAGCGCTGTGCTGGACGGCTTCCCTGCTCAGCAGGCCGGTCTGCGCCGCGGCGACCGGCTGGATAGTATTGATGGCAAGCCTTTCCAGCCAGTCCTGAGCCTGAACCCCTCTATTGGGGATGGTGGAATCGCAGACCCGACACCTCGCCAGGTCAGATTGACCTTCACCCGCAACGGTGCGGACCAGAGCACCTCGCTGCGCACCGTGTATGGCAACCTGTATGACGCGTTCCGTTCCGCCACGGGGAGCAGCCTCCAGCAGTTCAGTAATGGCAACAAAGTCATCGGCTACATCAAGCTATGGACTGTAAACCGCTCCACCGACAACCTGCAGTCATTCAGGCGCATGTTCGAGTCCCTGGCGCACTGCGATGGGCTGATCATCGACTTGCGCGACAGCTATGGGTTTATCGACGCAGTACACCTGGACTGGTTCTTCGCCAGCCGTAACAGCTACCTGGTGCTTGAGGGAGACAACCCCGATCTCTGGCGCGAGCGGCAGAGTGAGCGCCAGTCCGACGACTACTACGATCGCGCCATGGTAGTTATGCAGAACCATGGCACTCGCGGCAGCATGGAGCTGTTAGGTTACCAGCTCGGCAAATTGCAGCGGGTCGTCAGTCTGGGCGAAACCACCATGGGCAAAGCGGGTCAGGTGACTTATAACGGCGGGGACGGATCTATTGAGTACGTTACCGGCGATCAGATCACTGTCGACGGTATCCTGATGGAATCGAACGGCTTTCCGCCTGAGCAGTCGGTAGCCTACCCCCTGACAGACTCCCGCGCGTCGGACCCGCAGTTCGATGCGGCGATGATGACCTTAATGCAGATCATGTGA
- a CDS encoding glutathione S-transferase family protein produces the protein MKLYGFSQSRSFRALWALEEAGLEYEYIAVNFGSEEGPHGSRSPAYMAINPQGKVPTLIDGSLTLTESGAMLNHIARKAAPEKALIPSHNEELLARHDEILFFVLSDLEQPLWTNGKHRFALPAEQRVPQMLETANWEFAKAQRALHHHLDGRRYVVGENFSVADILLAHTLNWAERFKFQVDQALLDYRDFHYQRPAAQKAVAIVA, from the coding sequence ATGAAACTGTATGGATTCAGCCAGTCCCGTTCTTTCAGAGCCCTCTGGGCACTGGAGGAAGCCGGGCTCGAGTACGAGTACATCGCTGTCAACTTTGGCAGCGAAGAAGGGCCCCACGGCAGCCGCAGCCCCGCCTACATGGCGATCAATCCCCAGGGGAAAGTGCCCACCCTGATCGATGGCAGCCTGACCCTCACGGAAAGTGGCGCCATGCTGAACCATATCGCCCGTAAGGCGGCGCCGGAGAAGGCCCTGATTCCGTCTCACAACGAGGAGTTGCTGGCCCGCCACGACGAGATACTGTTCTTCGTGTTGTCCGACCTTGAACAACCGCTCTGGACCAATGGCAAGCACCGCTTTGCCCTGCCGGCGGAGCAACGGGTTCCGCAGATGCTGGAGACCGCCAACTGGGAGTTTGCCAAGGCCCAGCGGGCTCTGCACCACCACCTGGACGGCCGGCGTTATGTGGTAGGCGAGAACTTCAGCGTTGCCGATATCCTGCTGGCCCACACGCTTAACTGGGCAGAGCGATTCAAATTTCAGGTAGATCAGGCGTTGCTGGACTACCGTGATTTCCACTACCAGCGCCCGGCGGCACAGAAAGCCGTGGCGATTGTTGCCTGA
- a CDS encoding PQQ-binding-like beta-propeller repeat protein: MTGFRSAQRSRIIKPFSLTGLATFLLCLALPGFAQDTVEWTTLGNDFAHTRYSPANQINAANFKDLEVAWVWDGASFEAQSGRSTPSYINGRLYTVAGARRHVVAIDPVTGATLWSYREPDTGRWEYSMRADYGKGVGYGQVNGRDVIYIVSPGFFLTALDAETGAPLEGFGQPVPIDGFPDTGVVDLLADLGHPYDPYEGLPLERGYITSSSPPIVVNGVVIVGNSAEQGYHQSRIENIPGDILGYDATTGEFLWKFNVLPRPGEYGHETWENDSWQYTGDISSWAPLSADPELGLVYIPTNGVTIDYYGGHHPGDNLFSTSLIALDVRTGERKWHYQLVHHDIWNFDTPTAPILMDVNLNGRTTPIVAQATKQGFTYVFNRETGEPVWPIEEKPVPQSTVPGEKLAATQPYPTRPAPFEYQGSRVDLLADFTPEIRQQAINAVADFEMGSLFNPPIQRNHPSGKLAALMCPSGAVNITHPPVADPTSGVMYIISRYSCGSRQLVTGEEADTYYEAPTGTTLSRYAAASGGPSPRHPAGIPLWKPPYSRITAIDLNTGEHAWMIPAGYTPERVRDNPALAGVDIGNTGSGSVGPMVVTDTLLIYGNVASDGTDMLYAIDKASGEEVGAIKAPARSRYGMSTWVHDGRQYLILQTGSSLTAMALPM, encoded by the coding sequence ATGACTGGATTCAGATCTGCCCAACGAAGCCGCATTATTAAACCGTTCTCCCTGACCGGTCTGGCGACGTTTCTACTCTGCCTCGCGTTGCCCGGTTTCGCCCAGGACACCGTGGAGTGGACCACCCTTGGCAACGACTTTGCCCATACCCGTTACTCGCCGGCCAACCAGATCAACGCCGCCAACTTTAAAGACCTGGAAGTGGCCTGGGTCTGGGATGGCGCCAGTTTTGAGGCCCAGAGCGGTCGCTCGACACCCAGTTACATCAACGGACGTCTCTACACCGTGGCGGGCGCGCGGCGGCATGTAGTGGCCATCGACCCGGTAACCGGCGCGACTCTGTGGTCGTATCGCGAGCCGGATACCGGTCGCTGGGAATACTCCATGCGCGCCGATTACGGTAAGGGCGTGGGTTACGGCCAGGTCAACGGCCGTGACGTGATCTATATTGTTTCGCCAGGGTTTTTCCTCACGGCCCTGGACGCTGAAACCGGTGCGCCGCTGGAAGGTTTTGGCCAGCCAGTGCCCATCGACGGTTTCCCGGACACCGGTGTGGTGGATCTGCTGGCCGATCTGGGCCACCCCTACGATCCCTACGAGGGGCTGCCACTGGAACGCGGCTACATTACCTCTTCCTCACCCCCGATCGTCGTCAATGGCGTGGTAATCGTCGGCAATTCGGCGGAACAGGGCTATCACCAGTCCCGCATCGAAAATATCCCCGGCGATATCCTCGGCTATGATGCCACCACCGGGGAATTCCTTTGGAAATTCAATGTGTTGCCGCGCCCTGGCGAATACGGTCATGAAACCTGGGAGAATGATTCCTGGCAGTACACCGGAGACATCTCTTCCTGGGCACCCCTTTCCGCCGATCCGGAACTGGGCCTGGTTTACATTCCCACCAACGGCGTAACCATCGACTATTACGGCGGTCACCATCCCGGTGACAATCTGTTCAGCACCAGCCTGATCGCTCTGGATGTGCGCACGGGTGAGCGCAAGTGGCACTATCAGCTGGTCCACCACGATATCTGGAATTTCGACACGCCGACCGCGCCAATACTGATGGACGTGAACCTCAACGGGCGTACGACCCCGATCGTGGCGCAGGCCACCAAGCAGGGCTTTACCTATGTGTTCAACCGGGAGACCGGTGAACCGGTCTGGCCCATCGAAGAAAAACCGGTCCCGCAATCCACCGTGCCGGGCGAGAAACTGGCCGCCACCCAGCCCTACCCGACCAGGCCGGCGCCATTCGAATACCAGGGTTCCAGGGTCGACCTGCTGGCCGACTTCACCCCGGAGATCCGGCAGCAGGCAATCAACGCAGTGGCCGATTTCGAGATGGGATCGCTGTTCAACCCGCCGATCCAGCGCAATCATCCGTCGGGCAAGCTGGCAGCCCTGATGTGCCCCTCCGGGGCCGTCAACATCACCCATCCGCCGGTTGCCGATCCCACCAGCGGAGTGATGTATATCATTTCCCGCTATAGCTGTGGCTCAAGACAGCTGGTGACCGGTGAGGAAGCTGACACCTATTACGAAGCCCCCACGGGCACAACCCTGTCCCGCTACGCAGCGGCCAGTGGTGGCCCGTCGCCACGGCATCCGGCCGGTATCCCCCTGTGGAAACCGCCCTACAGCCGCATCACGGCCATCGACCTCAATACCGGTGAGCACGCCTGGATGATTCCAGCCGGCTACACACCGGAACGGGTCCGCGACAATCCTGCCCTGGCCGGGGTCGATATCGGCAATACCGGTTCCGGCTCAGTGGGTCCCATGGTGGTCACCGATACACTGCTGATCTACGGCAATGTGGCCAGCGATGGCACAGACATGCTTTATGCCATCGACAAGGCGAGCGGTGAGGAGGTTGGGGCCATCAAAGCACCCGCCCGCAGCCGTTACGGCATGAGCACCTGGGTGCACGACGGCAGGCAGTACCTGATCCTGCAGACCGGCAGCAGCCTGACAGCCATGGCTTTGCCAATGTAA